The following are encoded together in the Mugil cephalus isolate CIBA_MC_2020 chromosome 18, CIBA_Mcephalus_1.1, whole genome shotgun sequence genome:
- the garem gene encoding GRB2-associated and regulator of MAPK protein 1 isoform X2 produces the protein MDLGTMLYNNLKDVTWSTTSLPLDQLVSTYKLPQIVKLDNGQSVEGLRDNDYLLIHSCRQWTTITAHSLEEGHYVIGPKIEIPVHYEGQFKLLEQDRDVKEPVQYFNSVEEVAKAFPERVYVMEEIVFNVKMASGECNEDTEVYNITLSTGDELTLMGQAEILYAKSFKEKSRFNTIFKKIGKLNSISKIGRGKMPCLICMNHRTNESISLPFQCKGRFSTCSPLELQMQDGEHNIRNIVEKTRLPVNVTVPSSPPRNQHDLHLIREGHRYKLVNIQTKTVVVCCILRSNKIIPIHFPFHMAMPRFIVPEELLQGELWLETMVHRWFSFCQEQFDIDDYSRAVRDVRTDWSDDGKSPKKSGGNVSSSGSNGGSSSSSNGSQNHMHIPSSLTYARDELTQSFHRLSVCVYGSNLHGNSEVNLQGCMTLCGDWGLLPSESNASESGESEHYFPELMDCTNQPPTLNKLDIPYEELWLDHLKNQIPKSSASEGTRGVNNGCATTAALSFPVTCPLTAITSSDVPLTPPPVPPKSEAVKEECRLLNAPPIPPRSQKQMPSVPILSKPRQQDTRSPSPTLSYYSSGLHNIGACEQEGADPQEQSNVCYPCSWGKSNSTEPNATSPCGSLPSDGVSSRLSWPNNFSGGESRCMEEFLPASCRSYYSYPRKRSPSSAKTCTSTLVDFDGREHAHSSKDFSMQKASLNQFCTKSSSYNSEMYRDKPIEESNTKQSLSCPILPPRTPKPNAVKKGTESLSDSVCDNKQEPLNSSFTQPEQQEQGTTDIYSISISNSLTLNCPPSPPTAQWQPPSSLAGLSIEEVSKSLKFIGLPDDIVSLFVSEKIDGNLLLQLTEEILSEDFKLSKLQVKKLMQFINGWRPKI, from the exons ATGGACCTTGGAACAATGTTGTACAACAACTTAAAAGATGTTACATGGAGTACGACGTCCTTACCACTAGATCAACTTGTCAGTACCTATAAGTTGCCTCAAATTGTCAAGCTGGATAACG GTCAGTCGGTCGAAGGGCTCAGAGACAATGACTACCTCTTGATTCATTCCTGTCGTCAGTGGACGACTATAACTGCTCACAGTCTGGAGGAGGGACACTATGTCATTGGACCCAAAATAGAGATCCCAGTTCACTATGAAG GTCAGTTTAAGCTGCTGGAGCAGGACAGGGACGTCAAGGAGCCTGTACAGTACTTCAACAGCGTGGAGGAGGTGGCCAAAGCGTTCCCCGAAAGGGTGTATGTCATGGAAGAAATTGTTTTCAATGTTAAG ATGGCTTCTGGGGAATGCAACGAAGACACAGAAGTTTACAACATTACACTAAGCACCGGCGACGAACTGACATTGATGGGCCAGGCTGAGATCCTCTACGCCAAAAGCTTCAAAGAAAAATCGAGGTTCAACACTATTTTTAAGAAAATCGGGAAGCTGAACTCCATAAGTAAGATCGGACGAGGCAAGATGCCGTGCTTGATTTGCATGAACCATCGCACCAACGAAAGCATCAGCCTTCCCTTCCAGTGCAAAGGCAGGTTTAGCACCTGCAGTCCGCTGGAGCTCCAAATGCAGGATGGCGAACACAACATCAGGAACATTGTGGAGAAAACCCGTCTCCCTGTAAATGTCACAGTACCCAGCAGTCCGCCCCGAAACCAGCATGACCTCCATCTCATTCGGGAGGGTCACCGCTACAAATTGGTTAACATTCAGACAAAGACAGTGGTTGTGTGCTGCATTCTGCGAAGTAATAAAATTATCCCCatccattttccatttcataTGGCCATGCCGAGATTTATTGTcccagaggagctgctgcagggcgAGTTGTGGCTAGAAACCATGGTACACCGCTGGTTCTCCTTCTGCCAGGAGCAGTTTGATATAGATGACTATTCTCGTGCCGTCCGGGATGTGCGGACTGACTGGAGCGATGATGGCAAAAGCCCCAAGAAAAGCGGTGGGAATGTTAGCTCCAGTGGAAGCaatggaggcagcagcagcagctccaacGGGTCTCAAAACCACATGCACATTCCCAGCTCTTTAACTTACGCACGAGATGAACTCACTCAGTCCTTCCACcgattatctgtgtgtgtgtatggcaGCAACCTGCACGGTAACAGTGAAGTCAACTTGCAGGGCTGCATGACGCTGTGTGGAGATTGGGGTCTTCTGCCATCTGAAAGCAATGCTTCAGAATCTGGAGAAAGTGAACACTATTTCCCCGAACTGATGGATTGTACAAACCAACCACCGACCCTCAACAAGCTGGACATTCCTTATGAGGAGCTGTGGTTGGATCACTTGAAAAATCAGATTCCGAAGTCTTCTGCGAGTGAAGGAACCCGAGGTGTCAACAATGGCTGTGCCACAACAGCCGCACTGTCGTTCCCAGTCACTTGTCCTTTGACGGCCATTACCAGTTCAGATGTGCCTCTTACACCACCACCGGTCCCACCCAAATCTGAAGCT GTGAAGGAAGAATGCCGTCTTTTGAACGCCCCACCGATCCCTCCAAGAAGTCAGAAACAGATGCCGTCAGTGCCCATCCTGTCAAAGCCACGGCAGCAAGACACTCGGTCTCCAAGCCCAACCCTCTCCTATTATTCCTCTGGTCTCCACAACAT TGGAGCATGTGAGCAAGAGGGAGCTGACCCGCAAGAACAAAGCAATGTTTGCTACCCTTGTAGCTGGGGTAAATCCAACAGCACTGAACCAAATGCCACTTCTCCCTGCGGTAGCCTACCATCGGATGGGGTGTCGTCCCGGTTGTCTTGGCCAAATAACTTTAGTGGAGGAGAATCACGCTGCATGGAGGAATTTCTACCAGCAAGTTGTCGAAGTTACTACAGTTACCCCAGAAAGAGATCCCCGAGCAGCGCAAAGACCTGCACATCCACCCTGGTTGACTTTGACGGCAGAGAGCATGCACACAGCAGTAAGGACTTCAGCATGCAGAAAGCTTCTCTGAACCAGTTCTGTACCAAGTCCTCAAGTTACAATTCAGAAATGTACAGAGACAAGCCGATAGAAGAATCTAACACTAAGCAGAGCCTCTCCTGCCCCATCTTACCCCCGAGAACGCCAAAACCAAATGCAGTGAAAAAGGGCACAGAGTCACTGTCAGATTCAGTGTGTGACAATAAACAGGAGCCTTTGAATTCCTCATTCACTCAACCTGAGCAGCAAGAGCAGGGCACAACGGATATATACTCTATCTCTATCTCCAACTCATTAACTCTTAACTGTCCACCCTCTCCTCCCACTGCACAGTGGCAGCCGCCGTCCAGCTTAGCCGGCCTTTCTATTGAAGAGGTCTCCAAATCTCTGAAGTTTATCGGCCTGCCTGATGacattgtttctctttttgtgtctgAGAAGATTGACGGGAATCTGCTCCTTCAGCTCACCGAGGAGATTTTGTCCGAGGACTTCAAGCTAAGCAAGCTGCAGGTGAAGAAACTCATGCAGTTCATAAATGGATGGAGACCCAAGATATAG
- the garem gene encoding GRB2-associated and regulator of MAPK protein 1 isoform X1, with protein sequence MDLGTMLYNNLKDVTWSTTSLPLDQLVSTYKLPQIVKLDNGQSVEGLRDNDYLLIHSCRQWTTITAHSLEEGHYVIGPKIEIPVHYEGQFKLLEQDRDVKEPVQYFNSVEEVAKAFPERVYVMEEIVFNVKMASGECNEDTEVYNITLSTGDELTLMGQAEILYAKSFKEKSRFNTIFKKIGKLNSISKIGRGKMPCLICMNHRTNESISLPFQCKGRFSTCSPLELQMQDGEHNIRNIVEKTRLPVNVTVPSSPPRNQHDLHLIREGHRYKLVNIQTKTVVVCCILRSNKIIPIHFPFHMAMPRFIVPEELLQGELWLETMVHRWFSFCQEQFDIDDYSRAVRDVRTDWSDDGKSPKKSGGNVSSSGSNGGSSSSSNGSQNHMHIPSSLTYARDELTQSFHRLSVCVYGSNLHGNSEVNLQGCMTLCGDWGLLPSESNASESGESEHYFPELMDCTNQPPTLNKLDIPYEELWLDHLKNQIPKSSASEGTRGVNNGCATTAALSFPVTCPLTAITSSDVPLTPPPVPPKSEAVKEECRLLNAPPIPPRSQKQMPSVPILSKPRQQDTRSPSPTLSYYSSGLHNISGACEQEGADPQEQSNVCYPCSWGKSNSTEPNATSPCGSLPSDGVSSRLSWPNNFSGGESRCMEEFLPASCRSYYSYPRKRSPSSAKTCTSTLVDFDGREHAHSSKDFSMQKASLNQFCTKSSSYNSEMYRDKPIEESNTKQSLSCPILPPRTPKPNAVKKGTESLSDSVCDNKQEPLNSSFTQPEQQEQGTTDIYSISISNSLTLNCPPSPPTAQWQPPSSLAGLSIEEVSKSLKFIGLPDDIVSLFVSEKIDGNLLLQLTEEILSEDFKLSKLQVKKLMQFINGWRPKI encoded by the exons ATGGACCTTGGAACAATGTTGTACAACAACTTAAAAGATGTTACATGGAGTACGACGTCCTTACCACTAGATCAACTTGTCAGTACCTATAAGTTGCCTCAAATTGTCAAGCTGGATAACG GTCAGTCGGTCGAAGGGCTCAGAGACAATGACTACCTCTTGATTCATTCCTGTCGTCAGTGGACGACTATAACTGCTCACAGTCTGGAGGAGGGACACTATGTCATTGGACCCAAAATAGAGATCCCAGTTCACTATGAAG GTCAGTTTAAGCTGCTGGAGCAGGACAGGGACGTCAAGGAGCCTGTACAGTACTTCAACAGCGTGGAGGAGGTGGCCAAAGCGTTCCCCGAAAGGGTGTATGTCATGGAAGAAATTGTTTTCAATGTTAAG ATGGCTTCTGGGGAATGCAACGAAGACACAGAAGTTTACAACATTACACTAAGCACCGGCGACGAACTGACATTGATGGGCCAGGCTGAGATCCTCTACGCCAAAAGCTTCAAAGAAAAATCGAGGTTCAACACTATTTTTAAGAAAATCGGGAAGCTGAACTCCATAAGTAAGATCGGACGAGGCAAGATGCCGTGCTTGATTTGCATGAACCATCGCACCAACGAAAGCATCAGCCTTCCCTTCCAGTGCAAAGGCAGGTTTAGCACCTGCAGTCCGCTGGAGCTCCAAATGCAGGATGGCGAACACAACATCAGGAACATTGTGGAGAAAACCCGTCTCCCTGTAAATGTCACAGTACCCAGCAGTCCGCCCCGAAACCAGCATGACCTCCATCTCATTCGGGAGGGTCACCGCTACAAATTGGTTAACATTCAGACAAAGACAGTGGTTGTGTGCTGCATTCTGCGAAGTAATAAAATTATCCCCatccattttccatttcataTGGCCATGCCGAGATTTATTGTcccagaggagctgctgcagggcgAGTTGTGGCTAGAAACCATGGTACACCGCTGGTTCTCCTTCTGCCAGGAGCAGTTTGATATAGATGACTATTCTCGTGCCGTCCGGGATGTGCGGACTGACTGGAGCGATGATGGCAAAAGCCCCAAGAAAAGCGGTGGGAATGTTAGCTCCAGTGGAAGCaatggaggcagcagcagcagctccaacGGGTCTCAAAACCACATGCACATTCCCAGCTCTTTAACTTACGCACGAGATGAACTCACTCAGTCCTTCCACcgattatctgtgtgtgtgtatggcaGCAACCTGCACGGTAACAGTGAAGTCAACTTGCAGGGCTGCATGACGCTGTGTGGAGATTGGGGTCTTCTGCCATCTGAAAGCAATGCTTCAGAATCTGGAGAAAGTGAACACTATTTCCCCGAACTGATGGATTGTACAAACCAACCACCGACCCTCAACAAGCTGGACATTCCTTATGAGGAGCTGTGGTTGGATCACTTGAAAAATCAGATTCCGAAGTCTTCTGCGAGTGAAGGAACCCGAGGTGTCAACAATGGCTGTGCCACAACAGCCGCACTGTCGTTCCCAGTCACTTGTCCTTTGACGGCCATTACCAGTTCAGATGTGCCTCTTACACCACCACCGGTCCCACCCAAATCTGAAGCT GTGAAGGAAGAATGCCGTCTTTTGAACGCCCCACCGATCCCTCCAAGAAGTCAGAAACAGATGCCGTCAGTGCCCATCCTGTCAAAGCCACGGCAGCAAGACACTCGGTCTCCAAGCCCAACCCTCTCCTATTATTCCTCTGGTCTCCACAACAT TAGTGGAGCATGTGAGCAAGAGGGAGCTGACCCGCAAGAACAAAGCAATGTTTGCTACCCTTGTAGCTGGGGTAAATCCAACAGCACTGAACCAAATGCCACTTCTCCCTGCGGTAGCCTACCATCGGATGGGGTGTCGTCCCGGTTGTCTTGGCCAAATAACTTTAGTGGAGGAGAATCACGCTGCATGGAGGAATTTCTACCAGCAAGTTGTCGAAGTTACTACAGTTACCCCAGAAAGAGATCCCCGAGCAGCGCAAAGACCTGCACATCCACCCTGGTTGACTTTGACGGCAGAGAGCATGCACACAGCAGTAAGGACTTCAGCATGCAGAAAGCTTCTCTGAACCAGTTCTGTACCAAGTCCTCAAGTTACAATTCAGAAATGTACAGAGACAAGCCGATAGAAGAATCTAACACTAAGCAGAGCCTCTCCTGCCCCATCTTACCCCCGAGAACGCCAAAACCAAATGCAGTGAAAAAGGGCACAGAGTCACTGTCAGATTCAGTGTGTGACAATAAACAGGAGCCTTTGAATTCCTCATTCACTCAACCTGAGCAGCAAGAGCAGGGCACAACGGATATATACTCTATCTCTATCTCCAACTCATTAACTCTTAACTGTCCACCCTCTCCTCCCACTGCACAGTGGCAGCCGCCGTCCAGCTTAGCCGGCCTTTCTATTGAAGAGGTCTCCAAATCTCTGAAGTTTATCGGCCTGCCTGATGacattgtttctctttttgtgtctgAGAAGATTGACGGGAATCTGCTCCTTCAGCTCACCGAGGAGATTTTGTCCGAGGACTTCAAGCTAAGCAAGCTGCAGGTGAAGAAACTCATGCAGTTCATAAATGGATGGAGACCCAAGATATAG